The Macrococcoides canis genome has a window encoding:
- a CDS encoding ABC transporter ATP-binding protein/permease: MKFLTKLSFNYRWTHFIFFILSLLLSIIIVLQSVQIGKVVDAVLYQHKMDFTIVLLTIFIILISRSVVQMGLKVTGNTLSIKVKHQLRAVLSKKKDDAGTIMNNIQQGIEGVHPFFSDYLPQVYRSMLIPCTILIFLLFFHYQTSLIMLITAPFIPIFYIIIGINTEKEATRQMLSLNRFSNYFLNVMKGIMTIKAFDYEEKALNQTAKYSEQYKEHTMKILKTAFLSTLMLEFIAMLSIGIIALEIGLSLLVFHSISFYTSVVVLMLAPEFYNALKDLGLAFHTGKTAAGYGEILSEQMTESVPQLEYIAEDIIRFTDVRTHYDNSEFSLDIPHLELPLDHYTIAGASGAGKSTFAKLLCNRIPFEGQMALSNKLQNEVVYLSQFDAILSDSVINNITMYNDYDFEQVVALAKKFRLHERFNKMPDGYDTVIGPEGEQLSGGEARRLSLMRVFLYPKKLIILDEPTAMLDKESRDIILGAIDELKKHSYVMMIAHHDMTVKQSKQLLYFHDGRMKHVSNEEKRLNNDEMDE, from the coding sequence GTGAAATTTTTAACAAAATTATCTTTTAACTATAGATGGACACACTTTATATTTTTTATTTTAAGTCTATTATTAAGTATTATTATCGTCTTGCAAAGTGTACAAATTGGTAAGGTGGTCGATGCTGTACTGTATCAGCATAAGATGGATTTTACCATTGTTCTGCTGACGATTTTTATCATATTAATATCCAGAAGTGTTGTACAGATGGGACTGAAGGTAACGGGCAACACCCTCAGTATTAAAGTGAAACATCAGCTGAGAGCTGTTTTGAGCAAGAAAAAAGATGATGCAGGGACCATCATGAATAATATACAGCAAGGTATAGAAGGGGTTCATCCATTCTTTAGTGATTATTTACCGCAAGTGTATCGTTCTATGCTTATTCCATGTACAATCCTGATATTTTTATTGTTCTTTCATTATCAGACTTCACTCATCATGTTAATTACGGCGCCTTTTATTCCTATCTTCTATATTATTATAGGTATCAATACTGAAAAAGAGGCGACGCGTCAAATGCTCAGTCTCAATCGGTTTTCAAATTATTTTCTCAACGTTATGAAAGGTATTATGACGATAAAAGCTTTTGACTATGAAGAAAAAGCACTGAACCAGACAGCAAAGTATTCAGAACAATATAAAGAGCATACGATGAAAATTTTGAAGACGGCATTTCTTTCTACATTGATGCTGGAATTTATTGCAATGCTGTCAATTGGAATCATCGCTTTAGAAATTGGTCTGTCATTACTTGTCTTTCATAGCATAAGTTTTTATACTTCAGTCGTCGTATTGATGCTTGCGCCAGAATTTTATAATGCGCTGAAGGATCTCGGATTAGCATTTCATACAGGTAAAACAGCTGCAGGTTATGGAGAAATATTGAGTGAACAAATGACCGAATCCGTGCCACAACTAGAATATATCGCAGAAGATATTATCCGTTTTACAGACGTTAGAACACACTATGACAATAGCGAGTTTTCGCTCGATATACCTCATCTTGAATTGCCGCTCGATCATTACACGATTGCTGGCGCGAGCGGCGCTGGTAAATCGACGTTTGCGAAATTACTCTGTAACAGGATTCCTTTTGAAGGGCAGATGGCGTTAAGTAACAAACTGCAGAATGAAGTGGTGTATTTATCACAGTTTGATGCAATTCTGTCTGATAGTGTGATCAATAATATTACGATGTACAATGATTATGACTTTGAACAAGTCGTGGCACTCGCTAAAAAATTTAGACTTCATGAGCGATTTAACAAGATGCCAGATGGTTATGATACTGTTATCGGCCCAGAAGGTGAGCAGCTTTCTGGAGGAGAAGCGAGAAGACTGTCATTAATGCGTGTATTTCTGTACCCGAAAAAACTGATTATTCTTGATGAACCAACAGCAATGCTGGATAAAGAAAGTCGAGATATTATACTCGGAGCAATCGATGAATTAAAAAAACATAGTTATGTCATGATGATTGCGCATCATGACATGACGGTGAAACAAAGTAAGCAACTGTTATATTTCCACGATGGCCGAATGAAACATGTTTCAAATGAAGAAAAGAGGTTGAATAATGATGAGATGGATGAATGA
- a CDS encoding GNAT family N-acetyltransferase — MITIEQVKESTSISLEQYTLPARQMLFAGHPRYILSVQRSDYDAFIIKKDDEVIGVFALDRGDILNKIDAPRTAVYLRGLSIDYKHQGSGVLKEAMPLIETYIKSNYADVMAIYLMVNVKNDAYYAFIKRGFIDQKMMVRQGLSRLKVLKKTINNVPD; from the coding sequence GTGATAACGATCGAACAAGTTAAAGAAAGTACATCGATTTCTTTAGAACAATACACGCTGCCTGCAAGACAGATGTTATTTGCAGGACATCCACGCTATATATTATCCGTTCAAAGATCAGATTATGATGCTTTTATCATTAAGAAGGATGATGAAGTTATCGGTGTGTTTGCTCTTGATAGAGGTGATATTCTGAACAAGATAGATGCACCTAGAACAGCAGTTTATCTGCGTGGATTATCGATAGATTATAAACATCAGGGCAGTGGCGTTCTAAAGGAAGCAATGCCTTTGATAGAGACATATATTAAATCGAACTATGCGGATGTAATGGCCATTTATTTAATGGTTAATGTTAAGAATGATGCATATTATGCTTTTATTAAACGCGGTTTTATTGATCAGAAGATGATGGTACGCCAAGGTCTCAGCCGTCTTAAAGTATTAAAGAAGACAATAAATAACGTCCCTGATTAA
- a CDS encoding amino acid ABC transporter ATP-binding/permease protein yields the protein MMRWMNEWVNRSIVLSIIIGLLGALTSIGMFSLSGLMLSKSVLNVPLYTLIVLVATIKLFGVVRAICKYFERLISHEATFEMLKNIRVSTVRTLLENFEHIQSDYKLSDVLNRTVNNIEKLQNKLLRVIYPPIIALLTTLTVVLIYIQYSMYAVIVIAIAMMIMIIVLPNVFARQLEVVVQNKYEATAKYENKLIDYQLHRETIQIFDEHHRFEQQLNQLQEQMEASIAKENKVITLYDFLLNAIAMTAIFLTLTVMLADPSLNRMMYLSLVMVTITLFEMSIPMVHYPYHKAESKRAEDEISQLDYAKVKKINTPFESLRLNNVSVKKKGRILDGIDLEVTKGQRIGIAGRSGSGKTTLAHTILGLNQLDGTYTLNDEPIALPVDMLAMWNIAAQDNHFIEGTIAENMFISVSDEKLDELLLHFNLPFKAQSAVEAFGKNLSGGEKKRLHFIRMILRNKPLWLLDEPFNGVDNENIEIMMSYLKRNKITLILISHDTELLQEMDEIIVMDAGKIVERGTFQQLYKNKSTLFNALSEV from the coding sequence ATGATGAGATGGATGAATGAGTGGGTCAATAGATCGATTGTCTTATCAATTATTATCGGTTTATTAGGCGCACTTACATCAATCGGAATGTTTAGTTTAAGTGGTCTCATGTTATCAAAGAGCGTATTGAATGTGCCGTTATATACATTGATAGTACTTGTTGCAACGATTAAATTGTTCGGTGTCGTGCGCGCAATATGTAAATATTTTGAGCGTCTCATCTCTCATGAAGCAACGTTTGAGATGCTCAAAAATATCAGGGTTTCTACAGTACGTACGCTACTTGAAAATTTTGAGCATATACAATCAGATTACAAATTGTCTGATGTGCTGAACCGTACTGTCAATAACATTGAAAAACTTCAGAATAAGCTGTTGAGAGTGATCTATCCACCGATTATCGCACTCTTAACAACATTAACAGTAGTACTTATCTATATTCAGTATAGTATGTATGCTGTAATTGTGATTGCAATTGCTATGATGATAATGATTATTGTGCTACCCAATGTATTTGCGAGACAGCTTGAAGTTGTCGTCCAGAATAAATATGAAGCGACTGCAAAATATGAAAACAAGCTCATAGATTATCAGCTGCATCGAGAGACGATTCAAATCTTTGATGAACATCATCGTTTTGAACAGCAGCTCAATCAATTGCAGGAACAGATGGAAGCAAGTATAGCGAAAGAAAATAAAGTTATCACTCTGTATGATTTTCTGCTGAACGCTATAGCGATGACAGCAATTTTCTTGACTCTTACTGTAATGCTAGCTGACCCTTCGTTAAATCGCATGATGTATTTAAGTCTTGTGATGGTAACCATTACATTATTCGAAATGAGTATACCGATGGTGCATTATCCATATCATAAAGCAGAATCGAAACGTGCAGAGGATGAAATCTCACAACTTGATTACGCGAAAGTCAAAAAAATTAATACTCCTTTTGAATCATTGAGATTGAATAATGTATCTGTTAAGAAAAAAGGACGCATTCTGGACGGGATTGATCTTGAAGTGACAAAAGGACAAAGAATAGGAATTGCTGGTCGCAGTGGATCAGGTAAAACGACATTAGCGCATACGATATTAGGATTAAATCAGCTGGATGGCACATATACATTGAATGATGAACCTATAGCATTACCTGTTGATATGTTAGCAATGTGGAATATTGCGGCACAAGATAATCATTTTATTGAAGGAACAATCGCAGAAAATATGTTTATCTCTGTCTCAGATGAGAAACTAGATGAACTGCTCCTTCATTTTAACTTGCCGTTTAAAGCACAAAGCGCTGTTGAAGCCTTTGGCAAAAATCTATCTGGAGGCGAAAAGAAACGATTACATTTTATTAGGATGATATTAAGAAACAAGCCGTTATGGTTGTTGGATGAGCCGTTTAATGGTGTAGATAACGAAAACATTGAAATTATGATGTCATATTTAAAAAGAAATAAAATAACGCTCATATTAATAAGTCATGATACTGAATTATTGCAGGAGATGGATGAAATTATAGTGATGGATGCAGGTAAGATTGTGGAAAGAGGAACATTTCAACAATTGTACAAAAATAAATCAACGTTATTTAATGCGCTTTCAGAGGTATAA
- a CDS encoding 2-thiouracil desulfurase family protein, whose amino-acid sequence MILISSCLVGHPVRYDGRSKTNVIFTELVDKKKAMHACPEMLGGLTVPRAPAEIVGGDGDDCLDGRARVITTDGTDVTAEFIAGAKQTLQYCKDYNVSAVVLKANSPSCGSDQIYDGSFSGKLKAGNGVTAALLRRHDIHVMSEDEFVNNLDDSSLIE is encoded by the coding sequence ATGATCTTGATCAGTAGCTGTCTCGTAGGTCACCCTGTGCGCTATGACGGTCGTAGTAAAACAAACGTAATATTTACAGAATTAGTAGACAAGAAAAAGGCGATGCATGCATGTCCGGAAATGCTTGGTGGATTGACTGTCCCTCGTGCACCTGCTGAAATTGTAGGTGGTGATGGTGATGACTGTCTGGATGGAAGAGCGCGTGTTATTACGACTGATGGGACTGATGTCACAGCTGAATTTATCGCAGGGGCCAAGCAGACATTACAGTATTGTAAGGATTATAATGTGTCTGCAGTTGTATTGAAAGCGAACAGTCCTAGTTGTGGTAGTGATCAAATCTATGATGGTTCCTTTAGCGGGAAACTGAAAGCTGGGAACGGCGTAACAGCCGCTTTACTTCGAAGACATGATATTCACGTTATGAGTGAGGATGAATTTGTTAATAATTTAGATGATTCATCTTTAATCGAGTAG
- a CDS encoding undecaprenyl-diphosphate phosphatase, which produces MAFFELVKALILGIVEGLTEFAPVSSTGHQILVDDMWLQTKYVLNSQESANTFKIVIQLGSIFAAAWIFRHRFLEVLHIEKTKTDGPRLNLLHIFIGLLPAGIMGLLFNDFIDEHLFSVPTVLIGLALGAVLMIAADVFNKKVTHTTTVDEMTYKHALIIGLAQCLALWPGFSRSGSTISTGVLLKMNHKAASDFTFIMAVPIMFAASAKSLASNIQYIHSDQILFYIVGFIAAFIFGVLSIRLFLNLINRVKLIPFAIYRLVLVAVIAVLYFGFGIGKDI; this is translated from the coding sequence ATGGCTTTTTTTGAGCTTGTTAAAGCATTAATATTAGGGATTGTAGAAGGACTTACCGAATTCGCTCCCGTTTCTTCAACAGGACATCAAATCTTAGTTGATGATATGTGGTTACAGACAAAGTATGTACTTAATAGTCAGGAATCTGCAAATACGTTTAAAATCGTTATTCAGCTCGGTTCAATATTTGCTGCTGCCTGGATATTCAGACATCGATTTCTAGAAGTGCTGCATATAGAAAAAACTAAGACTGATGGCCCTCGTCTTAATTTACTTCATATATTTATCGGATTACTTCCAGCAGGAATTATGGGACTCTTGTTCAATGACTTTATCGATGAACATCTATTCAGTGTTCCTACGGTGCTTATCGGACTTGCGTTAGGTGCAGTGCTGATGATTGCAGCAGATGTGTTCAATAAGAAAGTGACACATACAACGACCGTTGATGAAATGACTTATAAGCACGCGCTTATTATCGGACTTGCACAATGTCTTGCATTATGGCCAGGTTTCTCAAGAAGTGGTTCAACGATTTCAACAGGGGTTCTGCTCAAGATGAATCATAAAGCAGCAAGTGATTTTACATTTATCATGGCAGTACCTATCATGTTTGCAGCAAGTGCTAAAAGTTTAGCGAGCAATATACAATATATCCATAGCGATCAGATTTTATTTTATATCGTTGGATTTATCGCTGCATTTATATTCGGGGTATTATCTATTCGTCTCTTCCTGAATTTAATCAATCGTGTAAAACTCATACCATTTGCAATATATCGTCTTGTTCTTGTCGCTGTTATTGCAGTACTTTATTTTGGATTTGGTATCGGAAAAGATATATAA
- a CDS encoding CobW family GTP-binding protein, giving the protein MSKKMKIIILSGFLGSGKTSLLLNLLKMNNDEHHSKIAILMNEPGGFNVDSKIIGEETPYNELLNGCICCDLKHDVAVQISDLYHRYHPDYVIIEATGVAHPVEIYDACTDPVLTRIADVYNITTIVDAKRFLERFKYTETTRRLMEEQVKYADIVIVNKMDTAEDDERIEVMHQLLQINARAEMIETSFSKIDINLLEHKGSEQHAHVHMHHGISSVVYTFKGPIDSRAFVRWLTQLPDSVLRVKGFIKFRENKEQTILFQYAYGIPQYEEESMNLPLKLVVIGEGLEKQKIMDQLDQLQFS; this is encoded by the coding sequence ATGTCAAAAAAGATGAAAATTATTATACTCAGCGGGTTTTTAGGAAGTGGAAAAACGAGCTTACTGCTCAATTTATTAAAAATGAACAATGATGAACATCATTCAAAAATTGCAATTTTAATGAATGAACCTGGTGGTTTTAATGTAGATTCTAAAATTATTGGAGAAGAAACGCCGTACAACGAATTATTGAATGGTTGTATATGCTGTGATTTAAAGCATGATGTCGCAGTGCAGATCAGCGATCTCTATCATCGATATCACCCGGACTATGTCATTATCGAGGCAACTGGTGTCGCACACCCTGTAGAGATATATGATGCATGTACAGATCCAGTGCTCACACGAATCGCGGATGTATATAATATTACTACGATAGTAGATGCCAAGCGTTTCCTCGAACGCTTCAAATATACGGAGACTACGAGAAGGCTGATGGAAGAACAAGTAAAGTATGCAGATATTGTGATTGTAAATAAGATGGATACAGCAGAAGATGATGAGCGTATCGAAGTAATGCATCAGCTGCTGCAGATTAATGCACGAGCAGAGATGATAGAAACTTCATTCAGTAAGATTGATATCAACCTTTTAGAGCATAAAGGGAGCGAACAGCATGCGCATGTACATATGCACCACGGGATATCATCTGTTGTGTATACGTTTAAAGGACCCATTGATTCACGTGCATTCGTAAGATGGTTGACACAGTTACCTGACAGTGTTTTACGTGTAAAAGGATTTATTAAGTTTAGAGAGAACAAAGAACAGACTATTTTGTTCCAGTATGCCTATGGAATTCCTCAATATGAAGAAGAATCAATGAATTTACCCCTTAAACTTGTCGTTATTGGTGAAGGACTGGAGAAGCAAAAGATTATGGATCAATTAGATCAACTGCAATTTAGTTAA
- the pfkB gene encoding 1-phosphofructokinase yields MIYTITLNPSIDYVMFTDGFEAGALNRAHTTYKFAGGKGINVSRVLKSLNTESTVLGFLGGFPGQFIEDKLKASDIQVDCVQVESDTRINVKLKGASETEINAPGPDINEGHIEQLMNKLKTLTSDDTVVIAGSIPSSMPADIYAQIAELCHDKQIKFVVDAEKALLNSVLNYNPLFIKPNIVELEEMFNTTLSTDEAIYAAAKQLLHKGAQMVFVSMGGDGAMLVTEDRCLKATVPKGQVVNTVGSGDSTVAGMVAGLTNGLSLTSAFKQAIACGTATAFTEDLATNEEIQEIINQIQIEQLY; encoded by the coding sequence ATGATCTATACAATAACATTAAATCCATCCATCGACTATGTGATGTTTACGGATGGATTTGAAGCAGGCGCATTAAATCGTGCACATACGACATATAAGTTTGCTGGTGGCAAAGGGATCAATGTTTCAAGAGTACTTAAGTCACTGAATACAGAATCTACCGTACTTGGATTTCTAGGAGGATTTCCCGGGCAATTCATTGAAGACAAATTAAAGGCGAGCGATATTCAAGTAGATTGTGTGCAAGTAGAAAGTGATACACGTATCAATGTGAAATTAAAAGGTGCAAGCGAAACAGAAATCAACGCACCAGGACCGGACATTAATGAAGGACATATTGAACAGCTAATGAATAAACTTAAGACATTGACGTCTGATGATACTGTCGTTATTGCAGGCAGCATTCCTTCTTCAATGCCAGCAGATATTTATGCACAGATTGCAGAACTTTGCCATGACAAGCAAATTAAATTTGTGGTCGATGCAGAAAAGGCACTATTAAACTCAGTGTTAAACTATAATCCACTGTTCATTAAGCCGAATATTGTGGAATTAGAAGAAATGTTCAATACAACGTTATCAACCGATGAAGCAATTTATGCAGCAGCGAAACAGTTATTGCATAAAGGTGCACAGATGGTATTTGTTTCGATGGGTGGAGACGGTGCAATGCTGGTAACAGAAGACCGATGCTTAAAGGCTACTGTACCGAAAGGACAAGTTGTAAATACTGTCGGCTCAGGTGATTCAACAGTAGCAGGAATGGTTGCTGGTTTAACGAATGGTTTATCATTAACATCTGCATTTAAACAAGCGATTGCTTGTGGTACGGCGACCGCATTTACTGAAGACCTGGCAACAAATGAAGAAATTCAGGAAATAATAAATCAAATACAAATTGAACAGCTTTATTAA
- a CDS encoding DeoR/GlpR family DNA-binding transcription regulator, which produces MLTIERHNTILRLLEIHEIITLQMLVDETNCSESTIRRDLSTLENEGQLIRIHGGAKKVTDKHRDIALSVKSTKKTHEKEEIAKVAAAQVRNNDCIYLDAGSSTLMMIPYLDQAHITIVTNGLTHVPPLVEKGYEVYMIGGFIKRDTHASIGVQAIESLRQFRFDKAFMGANGVHLTQGITTPDIEEAYIKRKAIEKAEQIYFLVDDSKFDEVTFAKVSDLQEGRTMLITNRENNLQHKYGKYLI; this is translated from the coding sequence ATGCTGACGATTGAAAGACATAATACGATTTTAAGACTTTTAGAAATACATGAGATAATTACACTTCAAATGCTTGTCGATGAGACGAACTGCAGCGAGTCTACTATAAGAAGAGATTTATCTACGTTAGAAAATGAAGGTCAGCTGATTCGCATTCACGGAGGCGCAAAAAAGGTGACCGACAAGCATAGAGATATTGCACTGTCTGTTAAATCGACGAAGAAAACACATGAAAAAGAAGAAATCGCCAAAGTTGCTGCAGCACAAGTGAGAAATAATGACTGTATCTACCTGGATGCAGGCAGCAGCACATTGATGATGATTCCTTATCTAGATCAGGCACATATCACCATTGTAACGAACGGACTGACGCACGTGCCGCCGCTTGTCGAGAAAGGCTACGAAGTATATATGATAGGTGGGTTTATCAAACGAGATACGCATGCCAGTATTGGTGTACAGGCGATAGAAAGTTTAAGGCAGTTTCGATTTGATAAAGCTTTTATGGGGGCAAACGGAGTACATTTAACACAAGGCATCACGACGCCCGACATCGAAGAAGCCTATATCAAGCGAAAAGCGATTGAAAAAGCCGAACAGATTTACTTTTTAGTTGATGACAGTAAGTTTGATGAAGTGACATTTGCGAAAGTGTCAGACTTACAAGAGGGCAGAACGATGTTAATTACGAATCGTGAGAATAACCTTCAGCACAAATATGGGAAATATTTAATATAG
- a CDS encoding MarR family winged helix-turn-helix transcriptional regulator, which translates to MNKDTLDYQLYLVQREIIKKYNREFLKSYSLSYQHYLVLMVLDEYNALPVLQLGEKLAFQSGTITPIVKKMEANGLVERRRMSSDERVVEVILTEKAKKLIESLKETPLNMYMSSNLTIEEYQLLMKLSKKLTDNMTY; encoded by the coding sequence ATGAACAAAGATACTCTTGACTATCAACTATATCTTGTCCAAAGAGAAATCATCAAGAAATATAATAGAGAATTTCTTAAATCCTATTCTTTAAGCTATCAACATTACCTCGTATTAATGGTTCTGGATGAATATAATGCACTCCCAGTATTACAGCTCGGAGAAAAGTTAGCATTTCAATCTGGTACAATTACGCCAATCGTTAAGAAGATGGAAGCGAACGGTCTTGTCGAAAGAAGAAGAATGTCTTCGGATGAACGTGTAGTTGAAGTAATATTAACAGAAAAGGCCAAGAAGTTAATCGAATCTCTTAAAGAAACGCCACTCAATATGTATATGAGCAGCAATCTCACAATTGAGGAATATCAATTACTTATGAAACTTTCAAAGAAACTTACAGACAATATGACTTATTAA
- a CDS encoding DUF188 domain-containing protein, translating to MNNIENRWQKKLPDVNYKIIIDADSSPVIDETVHIAAQHHIQVVLVKDYAHHSSKIYGPSVASIYVDTSSDSADYKILSLVDKDDIVITGDYGLASIVINKAYVVHHTGFIYTHSNLDALLINRYINHESRKMNKRIKGPAKFTASDRSKFKMTLEQIITSLN from the coding sequence TTGAACAACATAGAAAACAGATGGCAGAAAAAATTGCCAGACGTTAACTATAAAATCATCATCGACGCCGACAGTTCTCCTGTCATTGATGAAACAGTGCATATCGCTGCACAGCATCACATTCAGGTGGTTCTCGTAAAAGATTATGCACATCATTCATCTAAAATTTACGGTCCGAGTGTAGCGTCGATATATGTCGATACGTCGAGCGATAGTGCAGACTATAAAATATTATCGCTTGTCGACAAAGATGATATCGTTATTACCGGTGATTATGGATTAGCGAGTATTGTAATCAACAAAGCTTATGTCGTTCATCATACTGGATTTATATATACACACTCCAACCTTGATGCATTGCTGATAAATCGATATATCAATCATGAATCAAGAAAGATGAACAAACGAATAAAAGGTCCTGCTAAATTTACCGCTTCCGACCGATCAAAATTCAAAATGACACTTGAACAAATAATAACGTCCCTGAATTAA
- a CDS encoding DegV family protein — translation MKIAWITDTASGCTIGAHEDIFVVPMGVILNDKHYQDQAELSVEEFYRLLQQYGDGAKTTQPNFQALHEIYEHIEKLGYTHVIAIHPSSELTGSFQNSLKASQESSLISAVIDSRIGSYPMKAMINKGMDLFEEGHSFNEVVETLKSYTEDSVLFLQPKNLSQMKKSGRVSKTQSVMAGLLNIQLILQFEDGKIYPIEKVRTKKKVIEAMKKCVDDALTTAQPKEICVVYGGDRSEADIYIDWLKEKYPEIHITDEILVPVAGVHLGYGTVGIGWINA, via the coding sequence TTGAAAATCGCATGGATTACAGATACTGCATCAGGATGTACGATTGGTGCACATGAAGATATATTCGTAGTACCGATGGGAGTTATATTAAATGACAAGCATTACCAGGATCAAGCAGAATTATCAGTTGAGGAGTTCTATCGTCTACTACAGCAATACGGAGATGGCGCAAAAACGACGCAGCCCAATTTCCAGGCGCTGCATGAAATTTATGAACATATTGAAAAGCTTGGATATACACACGTAATTGCAATACATCCTTCAAGTGAACTTACAGGATCATTCCAGAACTCATTGAAAGCAAGTCAGGAATCTTCTTTAATCAGCGCAGTAATTGATTCAAGAATCGGTAGTTATCCGATGAAGGCAATGATAAATAAAGGTATGGATTTATTTGAAGAAGGGCATTCCTTTAATGAAGTCGTTGAAACGTTAAAGTCTTATACAGAGGATTCAGTACTATTCCTGCAACCGAAAAATTTAAGTCAGATGAAAAAAAGCGGACGTGTTTCTAAGACGCAGAGTGTTATGGCAGGATTGTTAAATATTCAGCTGATTCTTCAGTTTGAAGATGGTAAAATCTATCCTATAGAAAAAGTAAGAACGAAGAAGAAAGTAATCGAAGCAATGAAAAAGTGCGTTGATGATGCACTGACAACTGCACAACCGAAAGAAATCTGTGTCGTATATGGTGGCGATAGAAGCGAAGCAGATATTTATATTGACTGGTTAAAAGAAAAGTATCCGGAAATTCATATTACTGACGAAATACTAGTTCCAGTTGCTGGTGTTCATCTTGGTTATGGCACAGTAGGAATTGGCTGGATAAACGCATAA
- a CDS encoding GNAT family N-acetyltransferase, producing the protein MTYFETERLIFRNWHEADLVHYIELNRNFEVRAFFPDILSKERSERIFEMMYKEIDHNKLGLFAVTLKDGTFIGFIGTLYAAYDTAIPHSPFYEIGWRILPQFTGNGYATEGARGLMDYMRMLKIEDLYAYTSVNNKKSINVMKKIGMKYVTAFHHPHFSDEQILYRSVVE; encoded by the coding sequence ATGACATACTTTGAAACGGAACGTCTCATTTTTAGAAATTGGCATGAAGCAGATCTTGTACATTATATTGAACTGAATCGCAATTTTGAAGTGAGAGCATTCTTTCCGGATATATTGAGCAAAGAAAGAAGCGAACGCATCTTTGAGATGATGTACAAAGAAATAGATCATAACAAACTCGGTTTATTTGCAGTGACTTTAAAAGATGGTACGTTTATCGGATTTATTGGGACGCTGTATGCAGCATATGACACGGCAATACCTCATAGTCCATTCTATGAAATTGGCTGGAGGATACTACCACAATTTACCGGTAATGGTTATGCTACAGAAGGAGCACGCGGTCTGATGGATTATATGCGTATGTTAAAGATAGAAGACTTATATGCATATACTTCTGTCAATAATAAGAAGAGTATCAATGTAATGAAGAAGATAGGAATGAAGTATGTTACAGCATTTCATCATCCGCACTTTTCTGATGAACAAATATTATATAGGAGTGTAGTGGAATGA
- a CDS encoding MarR family winged helix-turn-helix transcriptional regulator, producing MSDHFRLDEQLCFSLYNAQRQVNRYYSNKIFKKHNITYPQYLVLSILWDESPVNVKKLVTELSLDTGTISPLLKRMEANDLIIRTRSELDQREVFISLTDKSIAMKDDLYQVTEIINDVSQFTEEERKRFSTLLNKLINNLSND from the coding sequence ATGTCAGATCACTTCAGATTAGATGAGCAGCTATGCTTCAGTCTATATAATGCACAACGTCAAGTAAATAGATATTATTCAAATAAAATATTCAAGAAACATAATATCACTTATCCTCAATATCTTGTACTCTCAATATTATGGGATGAGTCACCAGTAAATGTTAAGAAACTCGTAACAGAGCTTTCACTGGATACTGGTACAATTTCACCGCTTCTAAAGCGCATGGAAGCCAATGACCTAATCATTCGTACACGTTCAGAACTAGACCAAAGAGAAGTATTTATTTCCTTAACGGATAAAAGTATCGCAATGAAGGATGACTTATATCAAGTGACTGAAATCATCAATGACGTCTCTCAATTTACAGAGGAAGAAAGAAAACGTTTCAGCACACTCTTGAATAAACTTATTAACAATTTGTCTAACGATTAA